One window of Pleurodeles waltl isolate 20211129_DDA chromosome 3_1, aPleWal1.hap1.20221129, whole genome shotgun sequence genomic DNA carries:
- the SUMO3 gene encoding small ubiquitin-related modifier 3 isoform X2, which translates to MSEEKPKEGVKTENDHINLKVAGQDGSVVQFKIKRYTPLNKLMKAYCDRQGLSMRQIRFRFDGQPINETDTPAQLEMEDEDTIDVFQQQTGGVC; encoded by the exons GAAGGAGTGAAAACCGAGAATGACCACATTAACCTTAAGGTAGCAGGCCAGGATGGATCAGTGGTCCAGTTTAAAATTAAGAGATACACGCCTCTAAATAAACTAATGAAAGCCTATTGTGATCGACAG GGCTTGTCGATGAGGCAGATTCGATTCAGATTTGACGGCCAGCCGATTAATGAAACTGATACACCTGCACAG CTGGAAATGGAAGATGAAGATACTATTGATGTTTTTCAACAGCAGACTGGTGGAGTTTGTTAA